A single region of the Sorghum bicolor cultivar BTx623 chromosome 7, Sorghum_bicolor_NCBIv3, whole genome shotgun sequence genome encodes:
- the LOC8069882 gene encoding uncharacterized protein LOC8069882 isoform X1, translating to MVGKSSPKLNIIARASPKLQKFLANPSGIKKKASPKCSKAKKTGGSPRVVKQRAEWNPALEKSRVDILHEYKDSGYRGDNGWSSEGWNKMVKEFHLRNKYVNYTKSQIQDKEVQLKKDYRMLKEARQQSGATWNEDRHMVEGTPALWANLKVSYPKIKKFRNSKARFPLFDALGELYDGHLAEGTYNLTSLEPPQIHDVDDLDNIEAHEVLDENDSVTEIQMS from the exons ATGGTTGGGAAGAGCTCACCAAAGCTCAATATAATTGCAAGGGCATCACCAAAGTTGCAAAAGTTCTTGGCAAACCCAAGTGGTATTAAAAAGAAGGCTTCACCTAAATGCAGTAAGGCAAAGAAAACTGGAGGTTCTCCAAGAG TAGTAAAGCAAAGAGCAGAGTGGAATCCAGCCCTTGAGAAGTCCCGGGTAGACATTCTCCATGAGTATAAAGATAGTGGTTATAGAGGTGACAATGGTTGGAGCTCAGAAGGGTGGAATAAGATGgtgaaggagttccatctgagGAACAAGTATGTCAACTACACAAAGAGTCAGATTCAAGACAAAGAAGTGCAACTAAAGAAAGACTATAGGATGCTAAAAGAGGCAAGACAACAGAGTGGGGCCACATGGAATGAAGATAGGCATATGGTTGAAGGAACACCAGCTCTGTGGGCTAACCTCAAAGTG TCATACCCTAAAATCAAGAAGTTCCGGAACAGTAAGGCAAGATTTCCACTATTTGATGCTTTGGGTGAGCTTTATGATG GTCATTTAGCTGAAGGAACTTACAATCTCACCTCCCTTGAGCCACCACAAATTCATGATGTAGATGACTTGGACAACATTGAAGCTCATGAGGTACTAGATGAAAATGATTCGGTCACTGAGATACAAATGAGTTAG
- the LOC8069882 gene encoding uncharacterized protein LOC8069882 isoform X2, whose protein sequence is MVGKSSPKLNIIARASPKLQKFLANPSGIKKKASPKCSKAKKTGGSPRVKQRAEWNPALEKSRVDILHEYKDSGYRGDNGWSSEGWNKMVKEFHLRNKYVNYTKSQIQDKEVQLKKDYRMLKEARQQSGATWNEDRHMVEGTPALWANLKVSYPKIKKFRNSKARFPLFDALGELYDGHLAEGTYNLTSLEPPQIHDVDDLDNIEAHEVLDENDSVTEIQMS, encoded by the exons ATGGTTGGGAAGAGCTCACCAAAGCTCAATATAATTGCAAGGGCATCACCAAAGTTGCAAAAGTTCTTGGCAAACCCAAGTGGTATTAAAAAGAAGGCTTCACCTAAATGCAGTAAGGCAAAGAAAACTGGAGGTTCTCCAAGAG TAAAGCAAAGAGCAGAGTGGAATCCAGCCCTTGAGAAGTCCCGGGTAGACATTCTCCATGAGTATAAAGATAGTGGTTATAGAGGTGACAATGGTTGGAGCTCAGAAGGGTGGAATAAGATGgtgaaggagttccatctgagGAACAAGTATGTCAACTACACAAAGAGTCAGATTCAAGACAAAGAAGTGCAACTAAAGAAAGACTATAGGATGCTAAAAGAGGCAAGACAACAGAGTGGGGCCACATGGAATGAAGATAGGCATATGGTTGAAGGAACACCAGCTCTGTGGGCTAACCTCAAAGTG TCATACCCTAAAATCAAGAAGTTCCGGAACAGTAAGGCAAGATTTCCACTATTTGATGCTTTGGGTGAGCTTTATGATG GTCATTTAGCTGAAGGAACTTACAATCTCACCTCCCTTGAGCCACCACAAATTCATGATGTAGATGACTTGGACAACATTGAAGCTCATGAGGTACTAGATGAAAATGATTCGGTCACTGAGATACAAATGAGTTAG